In Oceanotoga teriensis, the DNA window TTTTGCTATCTTTTTTTCTTTCTTCCCTTCTCTTTTTTCTCTTTTTTATCGCTTTTTATTCCTTTTTTTACTTGTTTTTATTTTTGTTGCTTTTCGTTTACTTGTTTTTTATTTCATATCCCTTTTTTATTGCTCTATTTTTCAAGTCACTATAAATAATTAAAAAAAATTAGATTAACAAGATTTTGTATCTTATTATTAATTATAACATTTATTTTATCGGAATTTTTTAGTATTTTAGAGGATTTTGGTTAATTTTTATAAAAAAATATAAGTCGGATAAATCCGACTTATATTCTTCTAATGTATTCAAGTATTATTTGATTGAATGATTCTGAATTGTATAGATCTTCTCTTTTTCTTATTTTTTTTATCATATTATCCCTCCTTAGAGATATATGGTATTTGTTTATTCACTTATATTAAATCAAATGGAGTTAACTTCATGTCAAGTTTTAAATCGGACAAAAAAGGTTAAGATTGTGAAAATATTGGAGTTAACTCTATTAGTAGTTTTTAGATATTTTGTGAAATTAAATAATATTATTTAATAATTGAAGTTTTCTTTTTTTATACTTGCTTAATTGTTGATACTTGAAATAACATATATTTTAAATATATGTTATAATTTCTTTAGAAAGCTTGTTATAATCGCATTTTTATTTTAAATTTTTCCGGAGTTTATTTTGGAGTGGGAGGGAGTTTATGAAGTTTAGCATTAGAAAAAAGATGATTTCTTTATTGATCTTGATTTCTGTTATTCCTTTGGTCATATTGACATCTTATAGTTCTTTTAATTTTTATAATAAGATGAATGATAGTGTAGAGAAAATTGTTATGACCAAAAATGAGGATTTGACCGATTATATAAGGTCTTATATGAATCCTGTTATAGAACTTTCTAATTATGTTAAGTTGAATCTTGAAAAGAATGGTTTGAGTTGGAGTTTTCAGAATTTTAATAATTTGGTGAATTCATATAAGATGATAGATAATATTTATATGGGTTTGAGTAATGGTACTTTTTATTCTGAACCAGATTATGATCTGAATGATTCTTATGATCCTACGAATTCTTATTGGTATAAAGTTGGAATGGAACATCCAGATAGCATTGTCATGACTGATCCTTATTTGCAGGGTTTTAATAATAAGACTGTAATTTCAATAGTTTTTAATTTTGAGAGTTCTGGTATGCAGGGTGTTCTTGGAATGGACTTAGATTATGATCATTTAGTTATGATGCTTGAGAAAAATATAGGTTATGATTCAGCACAATCATTTGTTTTGACATATGAGGGTAAAAATATTCTTCATTCGGATAGGAATTTAATAGGTCAAGACAGATCTAATGAGGAGTTGTTTTTAAACGTAGATTCGGAGAGTGGTGTTGTTCATTATTCTATAAATGGTGTTGATAGATTTGGTTATTATAAAAAGATTCCAGAGTTTGAGTGGATAGTTTATACTTCTATTGAACGTGCCGATATAGTTAAGGCTCCAATTGATCAAACTATTTATTCTGGTATCATATCTGGTGTAATAATAATTTTTGCTATTTTTATTTCTTATTTTTATATTAGAAGTATTGTAAATCCACTTAAGAGATTATCAAAAGATGTTAAACTTTTTGGTGAAGGTGATCTCACAGTTGAATTTGTATCAAAAAATAAGGATGAGATAGATGAGATAGCAAATTCTTTGAATTATATGTCAGAAAATCTTAAGAATTATATTATTAATATAAAGAATGCCTCTGATGATATAGAGAAATCTTCTGATTCTCTCAAAGATGTTTCTTTTGAGAATAATAGAGGTATAGAGTATTTAGCAGAACAGTCTGTAACTATTCAAAATGATTCTCAAAGTGCATTTTCTACAATAGAACAGGTTAAAATAGGTGTTGATGAAGTTGCTACAAATTCTCAAACTGTTTCTAAAGAATCTCAGAATTTGAACGATCTTGCGAACAATACCAATGATTCTGCTAAAGAAGGGTATCACAGTATTAAAGAAATGATTAATTCTATTAAACAAGCTGTGGGGCAGTCTCAAGAAACTGAAAAGAATGTAGAAATACTTTCTGCTAATGCGGATGAAGTAAAAAATATAGTTGATAGTATTTATTCTATTACCGAACAGACTAATTTACTTGCTTTGAATGCAGCAATTGAAGCAGCCCGTGCAGGTGAAGCTGGAAAAGGATTTGCTGTTGTTGCAGATGAGATAAGAAAGCTTGCAGAGGAGTCTGCTAAGGCAACTGATAGAATAGGTGAAATCTTGGGTAAGATAAAGAGTGGTACTGATGTTGTCAATAAGGCAACTCATAAAACTTCTGATATAATACAAGTTGTAGATTCTGAAATGAGTAATGTTTCAAATAAATTTAAACTTATTTTTGATCAGGTTGAAAGTATGAATTCTGCTGTGGAGAATTTAACTGCCAATGCTCAAGAGCAAAGTGCAAGTGCTGAACAAATGAATTCTTCAATTACTGAAATATATAATGCAGTTGCTGAAATAAATCAAAAATTGATTCAAACAGGAAATACTTTGGATCATCAAAAGAGTAACACGGGTAAGATTGAAGATAGTTCTGAAGAACTTAAAGGATTATCAGAAAATCTTAAGAAGAGTATAAGTGCTTTTAAATTAAAATAATAAGTAATAAATAAAGGAAGAACTTTATTGTTCTTCCTTTATTTTTATTTCAGTTATTATATTTATTTTAAAGTCATTTAGCCATTGTTTGTTTGCTTTTATTTCATATATTTTGTCTTTTTTTATGAGATTTTCATCTATATAGAATAATTTGTGTTCATATTCGTTTTCTATTATTATTTCATATAGGTTGTTTTCATCGGGAATTTCACTTATATAACTTATTTTCCCATTGTAATTTATTATTTCATCATCGTTTTTTTGTTCTTTTTTATTATTTTCAAGGTTTTTGTTGTTTATTATTGTTATTTTTAAACCTATGTTTTTTCCTATGGCAGTTTGATAACCTTGAATTTGATATTTTTTATTTGTTTCTAAAAGATTTTTGTTTTCTTCATTTATAAATGCAGTATATTCTGTATTTCCATCGGAGATTTTTATTTTTAATATTCCATTTTCATCTGGCTTTTGATTTATTTGTATGACTTTAATATCCATTTTTATTGTTTTTATCTCTGTTGGCAATCTTCTTATGGTTATTTTGCCATTTTTTAATCTTGGTATATCATTTGTATTGAAAGTCATAGGAAATAAGTTTATACTTAATAATAATGTAGAAAAAAGAAATATAATATTTTTCATTCTTTCTCCCTTCCTTTTTTGTTGTTTTTATTTATTTTATGTTTTCTATCTTAAACAACTCTTAAAGAAAGGAATTATTGAGTATTTATAGTTTTGAAGCTGCTTCTTTATCTACTATTATGTATACATCATTATGCAATTGTAATATTGATGCTGGTAATTCTGGTGTTATATTTCCTTTTACTGTGCCATATATTGCATCTGCTTTGTTTTTTCCATTTGCAAGAAGTACTATTTTTTTTGAGTGCATTATCGTTTTTATTCCCATGCTTATAGCTTGTTTAGGTACTTCATCTATAGAATCAAAGAATCTTGAATTTGCTTTTATAGTTTCTTCATCAAGATTTACAAGATGTGTTGTAGATTCAAATTTTATATCTGGTTCATTAAAACCTATATGGCCATTTGTTCCTATTCCAAGTACTTGTAAGTCTATTCCACCAGCTTTTTTTATTTTTTCTTCATAGTTTATACATTCTTCATGTATATCTTTAGCCGTACCATCTGGTATATTTGTATTTTCAGTCTTTATGTTTATATGGTTGAAAAGGTTATTTCTCATGTAATAATAATAACTTTGATCATTATCTCTGCTCAATCCGAAATATTCATCGAGATTGAATGTTTTTGTTTTTTCAAAGTCTATTATTTTTTGTTCATAGAGTTTTATCAATTCTTTATACATTCCTATTGGAGTACTTCCTGTTGCTAATCCTAAAATAGATTCTTCTTTTAATATTATTTGACTTGCCACTATTTGAGCAGCTTTTATGCTCATTTCTTCGTAATTATTTACGACTATAACTTTCACAAAATCATCCTCCTAAAATTTATATTATTTGATTGAGAAATGATGTGCCGTTTTCAGGGGCTTCAATTTTAAAGTACTCGGCAACTGTTGCGCCAACATCAGACATTGTTTTTCTATGTCCAATATTGATATTTTTTTTATTTTTATTGTATATTAAGAGTGGTACATTTTCTCTTGTATGATGTGAGTGGCCTATTGTAGGATCATTTCCATGATCTGCCATTACTATTAAGTAGTCATCATCTTCCATTATATCTATTAATTGTTTTATATATTTATCAGAAACTTTTAATTTTTCTACATATCTTTCTACATTTTCGGCATGACCAGCTAAATCAGTTTCTTGTACATTTGTGCATATGAATCCATCTTTCATTTTTTTGAATTCTTCTATAGTTTGTTTCATTACATATTCTGTATCTACACCTGGAATTGATTTTCCATATCTATTTTCAACTATATCAGCTACTTTTCCAATTAAGGTTACAGGGATGTTGTTTTTTCCTAATATTGTTGGGATTTGCACTTCTGGATCTATTCCATATCCAAGATGTATTACGAGATAGTCTTTATTATAAACACCGCTTTTTGGAGCGTTTACTCCTATGTATGTATCATCTTTTGTTTCTATTGAGTTTATTAAGTCATCTTTTGTAACATCTTTTCCACCAAAGGCTATAACTCTTGAAACTTGTACCTGACTTCTCACTATTTTACCTATTTCTATAACTTCTTCAAAAGATATTTTATCGAAGGTCGAGGTTACATTATAAGCTTGACCTCCATCTGCTTCAAGATTATCTCCAACTGTTACACAATTGTTTACTAATAATATTTTTAATTTTTCGCCTATATATTCTACATTATAGCCTTTTTTGATTAATTCATTGTATACTATATCTATTTTTTTTGAGAATGGTTCCATTATTGGATGTTTTGGATTTGTTCCCATTATTTCTTGATGACCATAGAATGTATCTGCATTGAAGTGCATTAAACTTGATTTTCCAAAAACAGCATCTGGATTTTTTTTCATATCTTCTGTTTCCATATTTAATGCATTCATTAATCCAAGTTTTTCTAAAGTTGGTAATTTTAATCCTGGAGTTTTTTCAAATATATGTTTTGCTGTATTTGCACCAAAATCTTCTGGTCTTGTTTTTATAACATCATCCATATAACCTACACCGTAACTATCTAAAACTATAACTGTAAATTTTCCCATTAAGATCATCTCCTTAAGAGTCTGCCCTGGCTGTCATATAAACCAATTATTTCAGCTTTCCCTTCTTGTATCCCTTTTACTACTGCAACTTTACTTCTTGTTACAAAGATTTGAGTTCTAAAATTTAGTATTGTTGTGTCTCCTATTGCATTGTTTTGGTCTATTTCTATATAGTAATCTATACTTTCTGCATCTGGCATTATAGTTTTTTCTATTTTTGAATTTTCTATGTTTTTACCAACTAGAACATTTTCCATATGAGATCTTCTATAATGTCCTCCACCGTACATGAATGAGGAATTTTTTAAATTATGTGATATTTCACTTACATATACCATAGAAGGTATTTCTTTCATATCAAAATCTGCATGCATAGGGGTTGTTCCAAGTAGTCCATGACCAGGTTCACCATGTGTTCCACCATTTTCTTTTATTTTTTTTATGGTGTGTGTACATGTTGCCGAAGGCATATTTATATGACCTGGATTTATTCCATTTTCATTTAATATTTTTATAGCTTTTTTTATAGTTTGAATATTTGGAGTTGGTAATATGTCTTTTTTTTGTTCATTATATAAAAAACACGGGAATGAAGTGATTCCATATATTTTTATATTTTCCATTTTTTGAATTTTTTTAATGGCTTCTTCTAATTCGTTTAAATAAAATCCACCATATTGAGCTGGATATAACATATCACCATCATTTAATACTCTCAGCATTATTTTTTGGGTTTTGCCTAAATTCTGAGCTTCATCATTTATTTTTTGAGCTTTTTCTATAGAATATACAGTCATTATTTCTGGATCTTTTTCTAAAAAATATTTGATCATAGAGTTTGGAGTTTGTACGAGATGTCCAATATTTCCAATTTTTATGTTATTTGCGGCGAGTATTTCTGCTTCCTCAAAATCGACAACTACAGCTCCTTCATATCCAATTTTTAATAATTGGTCGGCAATATAAGGGTTTCTACCGAGTTGTTTAGTCATAAAAAATAGTTTTACTCCATATTTGTCTGCTTCATCTTTTATCGATTTCGCATTTTTTAAAAGTGTATCGAGATCTATTATATAAGTGTCTGGTGGTATCAAACCATTTTGATGTAATTCAAAAGCAGTTTGTATTAATTTTGGATTTCTTTTCATAGTTTTTTCAAGGAACATTTCATCACCTCTTGGAAATTTTATTTATAGATTGATTTAGTATTCTTATTATTGTGTCTGCACCACTTCTCATAGGATTTATTCTTATCATTCTGTTTTCGAGTTCTGGATCGGCAGCTCTAAATGTTCCGGATATTCTATAGAACATAGGGGCAAATTCATATTTTGATTCAGATCCTACAGGATGTGGAATTGCTCCGAGTTTTTCAGCTTCTTTTAATACATCATAAGCTATATTTTCATCGAATTCAACCAAGAGAACTTTGGATTGTGCATTTGCTAAAAATGCATTTTTTATATGAGGAACTTCATTATTATTAAGTCTTTTTACTAATTCATCATTTACTTCTGCTTGAATTGCAAGAGATACAGGAGCATATATTAAACCATATATTACATCCATAGCTTCATGTCCTTGTACTTGACTTCCACCAGAATAATTTAAGTTTTTTACTTTTTGAATTAATTCTTTTTTTCCTACAAGACAACCAACACCTTCTGGGCCGAGAAGTTTAAATGTTGAAAATGCAGATAATTCAGCTCCACATTGTGTACCCATTTTTTGAGTTTTCATTATAGCATAGTTGTCATCTATTATTATTGGTATATTTTTTTCATTTTTTATTATTTTTATAACATTTTCAAGATCATAAGAGTCTTCTATTTTTTGTCTTGAATGTTGTATTAAAGCACCTTTTATGTCAGGATTTTTTTCGATTTTTTCTTTTATATCATTTATATCATTGAAATCAGCTTTTATTGTTTTTACACCCATAGTATTTAAAGTAACTTCTGTCGTTGGATAGATAGGTGCATCATGTACGAGCAATTTTTCATTGTTGTTTATAAAACTTATTAAACCCCATCTCAAAGCACCTGTTCCTGATCCTCTCAATAGTATAGCATCTTCTGCATCGAAGAAATCTGCAATTGTTTTTTCAACTTGTATAGTTGTTGTTGGTTTGTTTTGACCCATCACTACTCCGAGGTCTCCTCTTGAAAGTATTTCATGCCCTTGGAAATTTTTTGTTATAGAGTCTATCATTTTAAATTGTAATTTTTTAGCTTGTTCTATATTTAATGATTTAAGAGGATATGTTTTCAATTTATTCACTCTCCAATATTTTTTTCGGGTTGTTTATTAGCATATTTTCTATGTCAGTATCTTTTACTCCATTTTTTATTAGTTCAGGAATGAATTTGTCTAAAAGATATGAATATCCAATTCCACCTTTGTATTTTAAATGTGATTTTCTTGTTATATCTACAGATAATACTATTCTTTCAGATAAACCTTTTTTACAAAGATTTGTTAATATTTCAATTCTTTTTTCATCACTTAAATAACTCAGTTTTCCTATTGTATCTATTTCAACATAAACGCCTTTTTGTATTAGTTTTTCTATATATTCTATATCACCAGTTAAATCAGTATGACCGAGTATAATTTTATCTAAATTTGCATTCATTTCTTTGAATAGTTCTATTTGTTCTAAACCCATGGTACCAAGACTTGTATGTGTTGTTATAGGCCTTCCTGTATTATTATGAGCTATTGCTGCCGCTCTTAGAACTTTTTCTTCAGCAGGAGTTATTTTATCTTTTGAAGAACCAACTTCTCCTATTATTTGTGCTTTCACTCCGTAGTTTTCTATGCCATTTATTATTTCATTTTCCATTATTTTGGCAAGCTCTTCTTTTGTTTTTGTATAAACTTCGTCTGGTAAAAATGGTTCTTTATAGTATCCAGTTGAAAATATAAAGTTCATTCCAGTTTCTTCTCTTAATTTTAGTATATATCCGATATCTCTACCCATACCCATATTTGTAACTTCAACTATATTTTTTACATTTTTCCCCATTAATTCTAATAATTCTTCTTTTGTTTGATCATAACAATCAAGTCTGCAATCTGGATCTTTTTTTACTCCCGATAAATCTATTCTCATGTGTTCATGCATATAAGTATATCCGTTTTTTAACATATTAATCACCTTCCTTAAAAAAGTATTCTTGCTTTTTTCGTTCATAAGATTTTAAAAAGTATCTTTTATATAGTTCTGGTAATTCATATATTTGATATATTTGTTTACAGAATTCGATTAAGTTTGCAGTGTTTTGTACATTCTCTTTTGAACATATTAATAAAGATTTTGAAAGTTCATTTGTTGGTATTGATATGGCAGATGAGTTTATCATATTTGCAATTTTTGAGAGGTATTTTCCAGATTTATTTTGTTCGTTTTTATAAGTTTCTCCCATACAACCAAATACAGAATCTCCCATTCCATATATATCAGTAGGTCCTTCCATACAGGATATAAAATCTACTTCTTTGAATATTTTTTTTATTTGTTTTATAGATTCTTCTCTATTTGAAAAATCTGGATATTTGAATTCTTTTATTTGTACATTTCCTACATTTTTTATTATATTTTCAAGTGTTTCTTTCATGGGTTTATCATCGGCTGTGTATAGATTTGAGGGGATAGCTATT includes these proteins:
- a CDS encoding methyl-accepting chemotaxis protein — its product is MKFSIRKKMISLLILISVIPLVILTSYSSFNFYNKMNDSVEKIVMTKNEDLTDYIRSYMNPVIELSNYVKLNLEKNGLSWSFQNFNNLVNSYKMIDNIYMGLSNGTFYSEPDYDLNDSYDPTNSYWYKVGMEHPDSIVMTDPYLQGFNNKTVISIVFNFESSGMQGVLGMDLDYDHLVMMLEKNIGYDSAQSFVLTYEGKNILHSDRNLIGQDRSNEELFLNVDSESGVVHYSINGVDRFGYYKKIPEFEWIVYTSIERADIVKAPIDQTIYSGIISGVIIIFAIFISYFYIRSIVNPLKRLSKDVKLFGEGDLTVEFVSKNKDEIDEIANSLNYMSENLKNYIINIKNASDDIEKSSDSLKDVSFENNRGIEYLAEQSVTIQNDSQSAFSTIEQVKIGVDEVATNSQTVSKESQNLNDLANNTNDSAKEGYHSIKEMINSIKQAVGQSQETEKNVEILSANADEVKNIVDSIYSITEQTNLLALNAAIEAARAGEAGKGFAVVADEIRKLAEESAKATDRIGEILGKIKSGTDVVNKATHKTSDIIQVVDSEMSNVSNKFKLIFDQVESMNSAVENLTANAQEQSASAEQMNSSITEIYNAVAEINQKLIQTGNTLDHQKSNTGKIEDSSEELKGLSENLKKSISAFKLK
- the nagB gene encoding glucosamine-6-phosphate deaminase; this translates as MKVIVVNNYEEMSIKAAQIVASQIILKEESILGLATGSTPIGMYKELIKLYEQKIIDFEKTKTFNLDEYFGLSRDNDQSYYYYMRNNLFNHINIKTENTNIPDGTAKDIHEECINYEEKIKKAGGIDLQVLGIGTNGHIGFNEPDIKFESTTHLVNLDEETIKANSRFFDSIDEVPKQAISMGIKTIMHSKKIVLLANGKNKADAIYGTVKGNITPELPASILQLHNDVYIIVDKEAASKL
- a CDS encoding phosphopentomutase, yielding MGKFTVIVLDSYGVGYMDDVIKTRPEDFGANTAKHIFEKTPGLKLPTLEKLGLMNALNMETEDMKKNPDAVFGKSSLMHFNADTFYGHQEIMGTNPKHPIMEPFSKKIDIVYNELIKKGYNVEYIGEKLKILLVNNCVTVGDNLEADGGQAYNVTSTFDKISFEEVIEIGKIVRSQVQVSRVIAFGGKDVTKDDLINSIETKDDTYIGVNAPKSGVYNKDYLVIHLGYGIDPEVQIPTILGKNNIPVTLIGKVADIVENRYGKSIPGVDTEYVMKQTIEEFKKMKDGFICTNVQETDLAGHAENVERYVEKLKVSDKYIKQLIDIMEDDDYLIVMADHGNDPTIGHSHHTRENVPLLIYNKNKKNINIGHRKTMSDVGATVAEYFKIEAPENGTSFLNQII
- a CDS encoding YhfX family PLP-dependent enzyme — encoded protein: MFLEKTMKRNPKLIQTAFELHQNGLIPPDTYIIDLDTLLKNAKSIKDEADKYGVKLFFMTKQLGRNPYIADQLLKIGYEGAVVVDFEEAEILAANNIKIGNIGHLVQTPNSMIKYFLEKDPEIMTVYSIEKAQKINDEAQNLGKTQKIMLRVLNDGDMLYPAQYGGFYLNELEEAIKKIQKMENIKIYGITSFPCFLYNEQKKDILPTPNIQTIKKAIKILNENGINPGHINMPSATCTHTIKKIKENGGTHGEPGHGLLGTTPMHADFDMKEIPSMVYVSEISHNLKNSSFMYGGGHYRRSHMENVLVGKNIENSKIEKTIMPDAESIDYYIEIDQNNAIGDTTILNFRTQIFVTRSKVAVVKGIQEGKAEIIGLYDSQGRLLRR
- a CDS encoding aminotransferase class V-fold PLP-dependent enzyme; amino-acid sequence: MKTYPLKSLNIEQAKKLQFKMIDSITKNFQGHEILSRGDLGVVMGQNKPTTTIQVEKTIADFFDAEDAILLRGSGTGALRWGLISFINNNEKLLVHDAPIYPTTEVTLNTMGVKTIKADFNDINDIKEKIEKNPDIKGALIQHSRQKIEDSYDLENVIKIIKNEKNIPIIIDDNYAIMKTQKMGTQCGAELSAFSTFKLLGPEGVGCLVGKKELIQKVKNLNYSGGSQVQGHEAMDVIYGLIYAPVSLAIQAEVNDELVKRLNNNEVPHIKNAFLANAQSKVLLVEFDENIAYDVLKEAEKLGAIPHPVGSESKYEFAPMFYRISGTFRAADPELENRMIRINPMRSGADTIIRILNQSINKISKR
- a CDS encoding phosphotriesterase family protein — its product is MLKNGYTYMHEHMRIDLSGVKKDPDCRLDCYDQTKEELLELMGKNVKNIVEVTNMGMGRDIGYILKLREETGMNFIFSTGYYKEPFLPDEVYTKTKEELAKIMENEIINGIENYGVKAQIIGEVGSSKDKITPAEEKVLRAAAIAHNNTGRPITTHTSLGTMGLEQIELFKEMNANLDKIILGHTDLTGDIEYIEKLIQKGVYVEIDTIGKLSYLSDEKRIEILTNLCKKGLSERIVLSVDITRKSHLKYKGGIGYSYLLDKFIPELIKNGVKDTDIENMLINNPKKILESE